CGGTGGCAATTGCTCCGTCTCGGCCGAAATGATCCTTTGGTGCCATCGTCGAGATCATCATCGGCGCTTCGCTTTGCCCGAAGAGTTGCGCCATGACCGGCCCGATCTTGGTGATCGCCTCCTCGAGCCTGGTCGGCGAGATGGGCGCAGCGCCGTACCAGAAGCATTGCAGCGAGCCAAGATCCGTGCCCGCCAGATCAGAATGCTCTAGCAGCATGTAGATGAGCGTCGGCGGCAGGAACGTGTGCGTGACTTTGTGTTTCTGTACGTTCTCCAAGAAGGCACCGAGCTCGGGTTTCGGCATGATGACAACTTCTCCGCCCAACGCCATGATCGGAAAGCAGAGAACCCCGGCCGCGTGTGTCAACGGCGCCAACGCCAAATACACCGGACGCCCCTCGAAGGGGTAGCTCATCAAAGTGATCGCTGTCATCGTCTCGATATTGTGGCCGGTCAGCATCACACCCTTGGGACGCCCGGTGGTACCGCCGGTCCCGACGAGCATGGTCATGTCGTCGAGCGGCGCCGCCTCCGATTCTTCTGCACCGAGCCAATTTTCGAGGGACGGTGCCCAGTCGGTCTCACCGTCGATGCAGACCAGCGTCACCAATTTCGGCAGCGCCCCCCTGATCGAGTCGACAAGAGGCTCATACGACTTCTGGAAGAACAGGGCCCGAGTATCGAACAGATCCAACAAGTCTCGGTTTTCCGCAGCTTCGTTTCGCGGATTGATCGGGCACCACACCGCTCCCGCTCGACTGATACCGAAAACGCACGAAAACGAGATCGGATCATTGCCGGACAGAATGGCCACCTTGTCTCCCGGGGCAATTCCGGAGGTCACAAGCGATGCGGCGAACCGGCGACTGAACTGTTGAACGTCACCGTAGGTGAGCGTGCGCTCCTCCATCGTCAAACATGGCGCGGTGGAACCGAGAGAGGCTCCCTTGTCGAGATAGTCGGTCAAACGCATAGCGGGAGCCTCTCCGGCAGAATCGGGCAGTGGTCTAGGTGTTGATGGTGATTTCGGGTTCCAGCGCCAACCCGAAGCTACGCAACGCACCCAACAGTTCGCGGTGGCCGAAGGCCTGGCACGCCGACGCCAATCCCACACGCTTGGGCGGCTGCTGCAACAGCGAGTGCGCCGCATATGCCTGCAACAGGCCCGTCTGCTTGTAGTTGCAGTTGCCGTGGATCACGACATGGGCGCGTCCGAGCGGACCGGACGCGTATACCGAGTCCATCGACGTGTTGATGCGCGGGTTTTCGCGCGGCGGCATGCCTGCCTGCACCGAACCGGCAATTTCCGCCAGCGCCGCCTCCTGCTGATCCGCGGGCAACGTCTTGATCTGCTCTTCCACCATCTTCTGCGTGGCAACTACGCCTTCCATCACAGAGCGGTCGAACACGCCACCCGCAGCCTTGACGTTGGATACACGTGGGTCGTTCTTGAACCACACCGGATGGCAGGTTCCACCCCACGGCAAGGCCAGCGCCGTCTCGTGCTGCCCCGGAACAACAACGTCGAAGGTTGAACCGGG
The nucleotide sequence above comes from Rhodococcus sp. KBS0724. Encoded proteins:
- a CDS encoding AMP-binding protein; its protein translation is MRLTDYLDKGASLGSTAPCLTMEERTLTYGDVQQFSRRFAASLVTSGIAPGDKVAILSGNDPISFSCVFGISRAGAVWCPINPRNEAAENRDLLDLFDTRALFFQKSYEPLVDSIRGALPKLVTLVCIDGETDWAPSLENWLGAEESEAAPLDDMTMLVGTGGTTGRPKGVMLTGHNIETMTAITLMSYPFEGRPVYLALAPLTHAAGVLCFPIMALGGEVVIMPKPELGAFLENVQKHKVTHTFLPPTLIYMLLEHSDLAGTDLGSLQCFWYGAAPISPTRLEEAITKIGPVMAQLFGQSEAPMMISTMAPKDHFGRDGAIATERLSSAGRPSPLVTVGIMNDKGQLLGRGERGEVVIRSSLVMAGYFKNPQASAEASAHGWHHTGDIGYLDEDNFLFIVDRAKDMIITGGFNVYSVEVEQALMAYPGIQDCGVIGLPDDKWGERVVAVVQPHQGAVIDGAEVMAFVKARIGSVKTPKEILVWEDLPRSKVGKVLKNEIKGVLLG